Part of the Oncorhynchus mykiss isolate Arlee chromosome 12, USDA_OmykA_1.1, whole genome shotgun sequence genome, ACAGCAAAGCTAAAGCACTGTGTCTCCTTTCAGGAACATGAATAGCCTACTTCCTCCTTCATGCAGAACTGAACTGATTCTCGAAATGATTACTAAGGTGAAGTGTGGTGAAGTGTGTGAGAGGGTTAGAAACTGTGACATTGTCAGGTTGTTGGGTAGCACCTCTAAACTAGAACACTGTTATACAACCACAAGCCAGCCCAGCTCAGCTCACTTAGCCTGTGTACACACAGAGTATGTGTTTAATGGGTGTGTgctggtgtgtatgtgtttgtaaaGGTCTTGTGGCACCACACATTCAATTCCAAGTAGTCTGTCTAAACCTGCTGGTATATCCTCAATAATCGTATTTCTTATCGCCATTTTTgacgccatttccggtcacaacttgcagactcaTTTaagtgttgctgtgcgttttgttgccaaccttattttgctacctgacaactttacggtttttactttttaataaccgtttatatttttggtttttccctCAAATTTCTTTTTTCCAACTTTTttactccggacgctttatctggacatggttcatcAGGACCAgtcgaagctaagtagtaacattaacatgatgctttatctggacatggttcgtcaggacctccaacagccgaagctaagtagtaacattaacatgatgctttatctggacgtggttcgtcaggacctccaacagccgaagctaagtagtaacattaacatgatgctttatctggacgtggttcgtcaggaccagccgaagctaagtagtaacattaacatgatgctttatctggacatggttcgccaggacctccaacagccgaagctaagtagtaacattaacatgatgctttatctggaggtggttcgtcaggaccagccgaagctaagtagtaacattaacatgatgccttctaattgcagtcgctgttctcataatatacaggagaacgatcgccttgcggcgaggatagctgtgcttacaagcccagcttcagacggaatcgttaggcaagggtaatttcagtgtaggaaaggatgaaacagcgtctgtgccaccagtaagtacagatagtaacgttagtataaatcccctcgcacggtccccgcagccggacaactttctcacggtttctggagggaaatgctgtaggagtGCTCagccggtgtcgctcattcagcagacagaaactttcaaccggttttccccattaaaagatagaatttgtagataattggccctctttctgggactcacccacaaacaggaccaagcctgacctgctgaggagtgacggactccatcctagctggaggggtgctctcatcttatctaccaacatagacagggctctaactcctctagctccacaatgaaatagggtgcatgtcaggcagcaggctgttagccagcctgccagcatagtggagtctgccactagcacagtcagtgtagtcagctcagctatccccattgagaccgtgtctgtgcctcgacctaggttgggcaaaactaaacatggcggtgttcgccttagcaatctcactaggataaagacctcctccattcctgtcattgttgaaagagatcatgatacctcacatctcaaaatagggctacttaatgttagatcccttacttcaaaggcaattatagtcaatgaactaatcactgatcataatcttgatgtgattggcctgactgaaacatggcttaagcctaatgaatttactgtgttaaatgaggcctcacctcctggctacactagtgaccatatcccccgtgcatcccgcaaaggcggaggtgttgctaacatttacgatagcaaatttcaatttacaaaaaaaaaggacgttttcgtcttttcaacttctagtcatgaaatctatgcaacctactcaatcactttttatagctactgtttacaggcctcctgggccatatacagcgttcctcattgagttccctgaattcctatcggaacttgtagtcatagcagataatattctaatctttggtgactttaatattcacatggaaaagtccacagacccactccaaaaggctttcggagccatcatcaactcagtgggttttgccctcagtgggttttgtcatgtctctggacctactcactgtcacagtcatactctggacctagttttgtcccatggaataaatgttgtggatcttaatgtttttcctcataatcctggactatcggaccattacgtttgcaattgcaacaaataatctgctcagaccccaaccaaggaatatcaaaagtcgtgctataaattcacagacaacacaaagattccttgatgtccttccagactccctctttctacccaaggacgccagaggacaaaaatcagttaaccacctaactgagaaactcaatttaaccttgcgcaataccctagatgcagttgcacccctaataactaaaaacatttctcataagaaactagctccctggtatacagaaaatacccgagctctgaagcaagcttccagaaaattggaacggaaatggcgccacaccaaactggaagtcttccgactagcttggaaagacagcaccgtgcagtatcgaagagcccttactgctgctcgatcatcctatttttccaacttaattgaggaaaataagaacaatctgaaattccttagatactgtcgcaaagctaactaaaaagcagcattccccaagagaggatggctttcacttcagcagtaataaattaatgaacttctttgaggaaaatatcatgattattagaaagcaaatgacggactcatctttaaatctgtgtattccttcaaagctcagttgtcctgagtctgcaccaCTCTGCCAGGAGTTACCTTttaattaccttttaatggcatcagaccgaggctctgcatctgtcctcgtgctcctagaccttagtgctgcttttgataccatcgatcaccacattcttttggagagattggaaacccaaattggtctacacggacaagttctggcctggtttagatcttatctgtcggaaagatatcagtttgtctctgtgaatggtttgtcctctgacaaatcaactgtacattttggtgttcctcaaggttccgttttaggactactattgttttcactatatattttacctcttggggatgtcattcgaaaacataatgttaactttcactgctatgcggatgacacacagctgtacatttcaatgaaacatggtgaagccccaaaattgccctcgctagaagcaagtgtttcagacataaggaagtggatggctgcaaactttctacttttaaactcggacaaaacagagatgcttgttctaggtcccaagaaacaaagagatcttctgttgaatctgacaatcaatcttaatggttgtacagtcgtctcaaataaaactgtgaaggacctcggcgttactctggaccctgatctctcttttgaagaacatatcaagactgtttcaaggacagcttttttccatctacgtaacattgcaaaaatcagaaactttctgtccaaaaatgatgcagaaaaattaatccatgcttttgtcacttctaggttagactactgcaatgctctactttccggctacccggataagccctaaataaacttcagttagtgctaaatacggctgctacaatcctgactagaaccaaaatatttgatcatattactccagtgctagcctccctacactggcttcctgtcaaggcaagggctgatttcaaggttttactgctaacctacaaagcactacatgggcttgctcctacctatctctctaatttggtcctgccgtacatacctacacgtatgctacggtcacaagacgcaggcctcctaattgtccctagaatttctaagcaaacagctggaggcagggctttctcctatagagctccatttttatggaatggtctgcctacccatgtgagagatgcaaactcggtctcaacctttaagtctttactgaagactcatctcttcagtgggtcatatgattgagtgtagtctggcccaggagtgggaaggtgaacggaaaggctctggagcaacgaaccacccttgctgtctctgcctggccggttcccctctttccactgggattctctgagtcactggcttactagggctctttcataccgtccctaggaggggtgcgtcacttgagtgggttgagtcactgatgtgatcttcctgtctgggttgccccccccccccccccccccccccctcttgggttgtgccgtggcggagatctttgtgggctatactcggccttgtctcaggatggtaagttggtggttgaagatatccctctagtggtgtgggggctgtgctttggcaaagtgggtggggttatatctttcctgtttggccctgtccgggggtgtcatcggatggggccacagtgtctcctgacccctcctgtctcagcctccagtatttatgctgcagtagtttatgtgtcgtggggctagggtcagtttgttacatctggagtacttctcctgtcctatccggtgtcatgtgtgaatttaagtatgctctctctaattctctctttctctctttctttctttcgctctctcggaggacctgagccctaggaccatgcctcaggactacctgacatgatgactccttgctgtccccagtccacctggccgtgctgctgctccagtttcaactgttctgcctgtgattattattatttgaccatgctggtcatttatgaacatttgaacatcttggccatgttctgttataatctccacctggcacagccagaagaggactggccaccccacatagcctggttcctctctaggtttcttcctgggtttgggcctttctagggagtttttcctagccaccgtgcttctacacctgcattgcctgctgtttggggttttaggctgggtttctgtacagcactttgaaatatcagctgatgtacgaagggctatataaatacatttgatttgatttgatgattattTCACAGGATTAAGATTATGAAATAGAAAATAAAGCCTCTGCTAAAATAATGTAATCACAGATTGATTAACTAACAGCATGTGCGTGTGGCTCGTTTAACCAGATCAGAGAATGTTGCCCTGTCTACATTAAGGAAAGTGCATCCACATTTTGACAGCGAATTGATACACTTATGCTCCAACATGTACATGTAGGGATTATTTATAAAGGTCACTGATGTGGTCCACATACACTGATCTACAGGTGATCTATGACCATGAGTACTGACCTTGTAGAGGCAGAGGTCAATGACCTGGGAACAGACATCTCTGAGGTCAGTGCAGACGCGCAGCCGACTCTGGATGAAGGCACATAGCTCCTCGTTGGAGACCGTGTCCCACACCCCATCACAGGCCAGCACCAGAAACTCATCCCCGGGCGACCGCTCCACCACACACACCTCTGGCTCCGGAGACACCATCTGTTGGGTGGGCGGCCGGTTCACTGTCCCCTTGTAGCTGAAGTCCCCCAGGGCTCGGGACACGGCCAAGGAGCCGTTGATGCGCTGCAGGGACACGGAGCCGCCGGCGCTCTCGATGCGCTCCCTCTCCAGAGGGCTGTAGGGCTTGTGGTCCTCAGTGGAGAAGCACACCTGCCCTGCCTGGCACAGCATGGCACGCGAGTCTCCACAGTTGGCGAAGTAGATGTATCGTGGTGAGATGAGTGTGGAGGTCACGGTGGTGCCACCCCGCTCCCAGCCCTCACGGCGGGCTGCAGTCAGCAGGTGTTTGTCTGTATGTAGGAAGCCATCTGTGAAGCTCCCTCTCACCCGATCAGGGTGGTCCTCTGGCCCGATCCCTCCTACAagacacagacagtacagtaAGTACACCCATGCAGTGAGTATAAATAGGCAGTAAGTACACAAGCAGTAAGTACACACAGGAAGTTAGTTCACAGGCAGTATAATTTTAAATGGTGTTATTCATTTATATACATAATTTATATAACCACATCAACACTGGCAAGATAAAATGGCAGTCACCAGTAATATTCTTCTAAAATGTAGTGATCTTTTATAGTTATTACCAGGTATAAACCTCTCTCTAACACACTATTCAATACATATTTGAGGAGTCACATGCTTTACTCCTAAGAGTATAATGCTGCATCAAGATGCTGCATCAAGATCTGTTCATGCATCTATTTTGAAGCAAGCATATTTTTAAACTAAGAGATAAAACTGGCTGGTATGTAACATGATAAGTCTGTCAAGTTTTTTTCACCTGTAGCTAGGACCTGATCCAGCAGGTGTTGTGAAACGTACTGTGCCACTTTGTTTCCCGCGTGCCCATCAAACACAGCAAAGAAGCTCCAGTCTGCCAGCCCTGTGCCCAGCTGAGGCACACAGTTGTGGTAGTCCTCCATGTTTGCCCTCCAGCCCTGCATGCTGCACAGAGCGTAGGTCAGGCCCCAGCAGGAGCAACCCTCCTCAGTCAACTTGTCCAGGATGGGACGGTCCAGGTAGGGGCTGGGGAtcacctcctctctttccccgtctGTTTGCTCTGCCCCTCCATGCCCCCCTCCTTTGAAGAAGGAGCTgaccctcttctctgtctctttcaccaGCTGCCGGACAAATGCAGGCATCTCCATGCTCCCCTTCCGTGCAGTCCTCATGGCTACAGCAGCTGACAGTGTGGACTGGGcgtcttctctccctcctgtgGGCCGTTGGCTAGGCCTGTGCCCTGCTGTGTGCTGCCTGTATAGGCCCGTTGCTCCAGGCCTCTCAGAGTATGGGTGCCCAGGTTGATGCTGTTTGTCTGGCTGACGTATTTTCTCTGTGCTGATGCTTCTAGctgctcacccccctctctcccttctctcttcctgttctctctgGAAATCTCACTGATCTGCACTCTCTCCCATTTTTATACCTTCTCTGTCTTTGTTAGCGCAGCCTCTACTCTGTAGTCTTTTGATTTCACCTTCTCTATCTTTTTTTCATAGCTCTTCCCTTTCTCCATATTTTCGCTAGCCTTGTTATTTTCCCTGCCTCCTCTGTGATTGCTTGGCTATTTATGTTCACCAATCCCAGAGCAGCATAGCTCATCCATGTCATGCATGCactgtccttctccctctctccctacctgcctTCCTATCTGTGCCTCTGTTTTTCATTCCTCCCCTTCCAGATCTCTGCTAATCTCAACCTTTAATGAGTCTGGATTATCAAGCTTCTACGCCTGCAGATTAGAGGAGTGTCAGCCTTTTATAATAGCAGCACAGACAGCATGTGAGAGGGCggaattgggagagagagagggagggactgggAGTAAGGAAGTGAAggaggcagggaaagagagagacaggaagagagagcgaaagaaagctAATTTACATTATGCATTGATGCTCCCTTTGAAACCCATTATGAGCCATGCGGTGGCTCATTTTTTGTGTTTTACTTTGCCTTAAGCTGAATCTGTGACGCACTTAGCTCTGGCCTTGGCCAGTATTCATTTAGAACGTGCCTGACACTATTCATACCCATTATTCATATGCAAATAAATACTGAACCCTGGTATAGACTAGATTTGattgattcaaatcaaatcaaatgttgtttgtcacatgcgccgaatacaacaggtgtaggtagaccttacagtgaaatactaacttacaagcccttaaccaacaatgcagttttaagaaaatacctcaaAAAAGTAAGCTATAACaataacaaatgattaaagagcagcagtaaataatagcggggctatatacagggagtaccggtacagagtcaatgtgcgggggcaccggcaTCGACGTAATAGaggaaatatgtacatgtaggtagagttattaaagtgacaatgcacttataataataacagagaggagcagcagcgatcaaggagggggggggggggggggtgcaaatagtctgggtagccatttgattagctgttcaggagtcttatggcttgggggtagaagctgtttaaaagcctcttggacctagacttggcgctccggtaccgcttgccatgcgacaGCAGAGAAAACAGCCTATGGTGGCTGGATTCTCTGGATTCTCCAGCCACCATAGGCTGTTTTCTctgctatcgcatggcaagcggtaccggagcgccaagtctaggtccccaatgctctcggtggtgcagctgtaaaaactTTTGAGggtttgaggacccatgccaaatcttttcagtctcctgagggggaatatgttttttcgtgccctcttcacgactgtcttggtgtgcttggaccatgttagtttgttggtgatgtggacgccaaggaacttgaagctctcaacctgctctactgcAGCCCCCCGTCGActagaatgggggcgtgctcggtcctccttttcctgtagtccacaatcatctcctttgtcttgatcactgttacgttccccagtttctgtgttatagcttgtgtatttgagtgtgtgtttcaggagacGGCTTCCTGAATTctccccaagcagctgattggtcgactccatggctaattggagagctgaccccacCCCCTCGTCAAGACGCAACTGTCGCTAATTACCCATTCCCTCTGAAGCTATAtataagccagtgttctgtttaGAAAAGAGATCATTGCAGAGAGAGTGATTGTGATATAGAtcattgctgagagaggaggtTGATGGCTGAGGGGTATAGCATGTTGGTCGTTGGTATGTACTATGTTAGTTGTTGTTGGTAGCAGCTTTGGTATGTTCTGTGTTTGTTGCTTTGTTAGAGCTTCTTTAATGGCCTGAGTTAGTTTTTTCTCAGTTTTGTTGTGAAGTggattgtttaatattctgtttaatttgttcccaggggggaaaggggaaggcacctagggagtgcttaggcgaggcccgcgggcatacatatacccgtagtatattcattgtctaggcacactaggtaagacctgggtggaccaccccctgtattttggttagtgcaccaggtggtgctaaattaggtaagtagtggtgaggcaggtaagataggagaggggggctttgatatttactttctttgctttggttctgtccagccccttttccccatattaccgtgtgaaGGAATAAATTCTTAGTAAGTGGTAAATtctgccttttgtcatccttactcgcacctacagtccatacctcttttGCTTTACggagagttgagttgtagcagggtaaTGCGTTCCCTCTtcagaggcgtgcgtaacaatcacgttgagggagaggttgttgtccttgcaccacgtggtcaggtctctgacctccctataggctgtctcatcattgtcggtgatcaggcctaccagttgtgacatcggcaaacttaatgattgtgttggagtcgtgcctggccgtgcagtcatgggtgaacagctagtacaggagggaactgagtaTGCACCcacatgttgaggatcagcgtggcggatgtgttaccaacccttaccacctgggggcggcccatcaggaagtccagggtccagttgcagagggaggtgtttagtcccagggtctttagcttagtgattagctttaagggcactatggtgtggaacgctgagctgtagtcaatgaatagcattctcacaccggtgttccttttgtcccggtgggaaagggaagtgtggaatgcaatggagattgcatgatctgttggtgcagtatgaaaactggagtgggtctagcgtttctgggataatggtgttgatgtgagccatgaccagcatttcatggctacagatgtgagtgctacaggccggtagtcatttaggcaggttaccttagtgttcttgggcacagggactgtggtggtctacttgaaacatgttggcattgcactcggacagggagaggttgaaaatgtcagtgaagaaactttccagttggtcagcgcatgttcgaagtacacgtcctggtaatccatctggccctgcagccttgtgaatgatattctgtttaaatgtcttactcacatcggcggcggagagcatgatcacacagtcgtccggaacagctcatgctctcatgcatgtttcagtgttatttgcctcgaagcgagcatagatgttatttagctcatctcgtgtcactgggcagctctagcagtcATTTTAAGCAATAATTAATGGGAGGACTTTTAAGCTGGTGATATTAACCCTTCTCTTTCACAATTTatcacaacaaaacatttttatttgtgagattcacagtgccttgcaaaagta contains:
- the LOC110537323 gene encoding protein phosphatase 1A-like, whose product is MRTARKGSMEMPAFVRQLVKETEKRVSSFFKGGGHGGAEQTDGEREEVIPSPYLDRPILDKLTEEGCSCWGLTYALCSMQGWRANMEDYHNCVPQLGTGLADWSFFAVFDGHAGNKVAQYVSQHLLDQVLATGGIGPEDHPDRVRGSFTDGFLHTDKHLLTAARREGWERGGTTVTSTLISPRYIYFANCGDSRAMLCQAGQVCFSTEDHKPYSPLERERIESAGGSVSLQRINGSLAVSRALGDFSYKGTVNRPPTQQMVSPEPEVCVVERSPGDEFLVLACDGVWDTVSNEELCAFIQSRLRVCTDLRDVCSQVIDLCLYKGSLDNISIILVCFPGAPQLSAEAIHQEAELEDLLESKVAEIYEELSTQGKEPDLFSVLTVLANTDVPGLPPGGGLQSKRNCIISAYYEKKEAHNPTTPNGLGGSEKLV